A single window of Halococcus saccharolyticus DSM 5350 DNA harbors:
- a CDS encoding DUF7557 family protein: MAPTERTQRPRTTITVQRDLYKRLEGLKPYKSMSYNEFLSELADTYEQGVQDQ; the protein is encoded by the coding sequence ATGGCACCGACCGAAAGGACCCAGAGGCCGCGGACAACCATCACGGTCCAGCGAGACCTGTACAAGCGGCTCGAAGGGCTAAAGCCGTACAAAAGTATGAGCTACAATGAATTCCTCTCGGAGCTGGCAGATACGTACGAACAAGGAGTTCAGGATCAATGA
- a CDS encoding HAD family hydrolase, which translates to MAADEASISKAVLFDMDGVIVDSERYWADIEEERIFPAAGVPDLQAAEITGMNYREVYDYLDDEYGVSVDREEFLGIYEEAAREVYTKRAALMDGFRDLCGTLRDRGTRLAIVSSSPPEWIDLVCDRFELTGFDATVSAEDVDGPGKPEPHVYRHAADELGVDPAECVAVEDSTHGVASATAAGMSCIGYRGADAKELDLAAADTVVEGPQELRAALLAR; encoded by the coding sequence ATGGCTGCTGACGAGGCGAGTATTAGCAAAGCTGTACTTTTCGACATGGACGGCGTGATCGTTGATTCCGAGCGCTACTGGGCCGACATCGAGGAGGAACGGATCTTCCCTGCAGCGGGCGTTCCCGACCTTCAGGCTGCCGAGATCACCGGGATGAACTACCGCGAGGTCTACGACTACCTCGACGACGAGTACGGCGTGAGCGTCGATCGCGAGGAGTTCCTTGGGATCTACGAAGAAGCCGCCCGCGAGGTATACACCAAGCGCGCCGCGCTCATGGACGGCTTTCGCGACCTCTGTGGCACGCTCCGGGATCGGGGGACGCGCCTCGCGATCGTCTCCTCGTCGCCGCCCGAATGGATCGACCTCGTGTGCGATCGGTTCGAACTGACGGGCTTCGACGCGACCGTCTCGGCCGAGGACGTGGACGGGCCCGGCAAGCCCGAACCTCACGTCTACCGTCACGCGGCCGACGAACTCGGCGTCGATCCCGCGGAATGCGTCGCGGTCGAGGATTCGACCCACGGCGTGGCGTCGGCCACGGCGGCCGGAATGTCCTGTATCGGCTACCGTGGCGCGGACGCGAAAGAACTCGATCTCGCGGCGGCGGATACGGTGGTCGAAGGCCCCCAGGAGCTCAGGGCTGCGTTGCTCGCACGGTAA
- a CDS encoding tyrosine-type recombinase/integrase, with translation MSDTSETMENRTDAQRRALAEAFDRDVDPLAAHATTFESTEIDPFAIVASEVLDARELVESTRKRYDATFQEWREHMESEGRHPACPNEEHVKRFIRYELAEEGKSNHPETVKAKLRKLNVAYTYWQDDPAFPHPQDYNPIQLARSKVSFTAPETKEPPRIPMDELRDVLDGVAHLRDRAVIVLQLKIGARATELCNIQLADLSIQNSEVLRNYPDMGTNPMLDGRENVLYIPHEREGNKSQRPRLLPLDDETRHVLVRYLLVRPDSGSQWLFLSKQANGKLRKQSINRAWKRAFHPEYAETERHRGVTSHYGRHRFTTYWRVEQDLNRDLVRYMRGDKPGGATTDDPGPIDSYIHTYYEDIADLYLENIYKLRV, from the coding sequence ATGAGCGACACATCCGAGACGATGGAGAATCGGACAGATGCACAGCGAAGAGCACTCGCAGAAGCGTTCGACCGCGATGTGGACCCTCTCGCAGCGCACGCCACTACCTTCGAAAGCACCGAGATAGACCCGTTCGCAATCGTTGCGTCCGAAGTGCTTGACGCACGCGAACTCGTGGAAAGTACGCGGAAGCGATACGACGCCACGTTTCAGGAATGGCGTGAGCATATGGAAAGCGAAGGCCGGCATCCTGCTTGCCCGAATGAGGAACACGTGAAGCGGTTCATCCGATATGAACTCGCGGAGGAGGGGAAATCGAACCACCCAGAAACGGTGAAAGCAAAGCTCCGGAAGCTGAACGTCGCATACACGTACTGGCAGGATGACCCGGCGTTTCCCCATCCACAGGACTACAACCCGATACAACTCGCCCGCTCGAAGGTTTCATTTACCGCACCGGAGACGAAGGAACCACCCCGTATCCCAATGGACGAACTCCGCGACGTGCTCGACGGGGTTGCGCACCTCCGTGACCGCGCAGTGATAGTTCTACAGCTGAAGATCGGGGCGAGAGCAACCGAACTGTGCAATATCCAGTTGGCCGACCTCTCTATCCAAAACAGTGAGGTGCTACGTAACTACCCAGACATGGGAACGAACCCGATGCTCGATGGCCGTGAGAACGTACTGTATATCCCACATGAGCGAGAAGGAAACAAGTCACAGCGGCCACGTCTGCTGCCGCTTGACGACGAGACACGACACGTACTGGTTCGGTATCTACTCGTTCGCCCGGATAGCGGTTCGCAGTGGCTGTTTCTCTCGAAACAAGCAAACGGCAAGCTCCGGAAACAATCAATCAATCGGGCATGGAAACGTGCTTTCCATCCAGAATATGCCGAGACGGAGCGTCACCGGGGTGTGACGAGTCACTATGGCCGGCACAGGTTTACGACGTATTGGCGTGTCGAGCAGGACCTAAATCGTGACCTCGTTCGGTATATGCGTGGTGACAAACCGGGTGGCGCGACGACTGACGACCCCGGCCCGATTGACAGCTACATCCACACCTACTACGAGGACATAGCGGACCTGTATCTCGAAAACATCTACAAGCTCAGAGTGTGA